From a region of the Trichoderma atroviride chromosome 6, complete sequence genome:
- a CDS encoding uncharacterized protein (SECRETED:SignalP(1-16)) yields MVFPCSIHLLSRLVDAANCLCYVDSLAARLKHDPFRVLSHNQGCLDHSRARRKIMCCDPRLLLFSSATFGTARPIDGQDDVPPSAPAV; encoded by the exons ATGGTGTTTCCCTGTTCCATCCA CTTATTGTCGAGGCTAGTGGACGCGGCCAATTGTCTTTGTTATGTCGACTCTCTGGCTGCCAG GCTTAAACATGATCCATTCCGCGTCCTCAGCCACAACCAGGGCTGTTTGGACCATTCCCGAGCGAGGCGAAAGATCATGTGCTGTGATcctcggctgctgctcttttcttctgcgaCTTTCGGTACGGCTCGGCCAATTGATGGTCAAGACGACGTACCTCCTTCGGCCCCCGCAGTCTGA
- a CDS encoding uncharacterized protein (EggNog:ENOG41), with protein MHYHAPIPPMYPSVQTSSLMLQHGGNLYSKVEFGQQANIYKTLLVQRHPQEVLLRERFLLGREPLPKDRVEKGLCIEDLVRAPKAYPAIQKRKAVAIHCVRKQPKHCPMELLAFAAVDFLSGQVLINSRVVPNIGWNGSSRSESLHGWREARANLFDFIDQDTVIIGHKVQDDLEILRLLHKQIVDSRILATSAICTPPAKGHDYKPYLENVCMDFLGIKLRQGTTCPLENALASREIVLHCIRWPRDLDIWAKETKGRFWREREERMRRRFAKRTKAVGFSAFHPATQKNTTSIWINGKKLELSDNGPPAAYDEEYQSGYQDAYEAGFANGFKVGYKRRYEQATVSEDYVEMEQAAPAAKRQKTHEPIRDADEHENLNRDGENASQENNTDTSQAAKARSLLAHLMKDTRITEIIQMLNQAQGETIMEREATSCQTGSTHVAADC; from the coding sequence ATGCATTATCATGCCCCAATTCCACCAATGTATCCGTCTGTACAGACATCATCGCTGATGCTGCAACACGGTGGCAACCTGTATTCGAAGGTGGAATTCGGCCAGCAAGCCAACATTTATAAAACACTGTTAGTTCAACGCCACCCGCAAGAGGTCCTTTTGCGCGAGCGCTTTCTCCTTGGAAGGGAGCCGCTTCCAAAAGACAGAGTCGAAAAAGGCCTCTGTATTGAGGACCTTGTGCGGGCGCCCAAGGCATACCCTGCGATCCAGAAGCGAAAAGCCGTAGCCATCCACTGTGTTCGAAAGCAGCCAAAGCATTGCCCGATGGAGCTGCTagcttttgctgctgttgactTTCTCTCCGGACAAGTTTTGATAAACTCGCGCGTTGTGCCGAATATAGGCTGGAACGGTTCCTCTCGCAGCGAGAGCCtccatggctggagagagGCACGGGCAAATCTCTTCGATTTCATTGACCAAGATACCGTCATTATCGGACACAAAGTTCAGGATGATTTGGAGATACTACGATTGCTTCATAAGCAGATTGTCGATTCGCGAATACTTGCCACGTCTGCCATCTGCACGCCGCCAGCAAAGGGGCACGATTATAAACCGTATTTGGAAAACGTTTGCATGGATTTTCTTGGTATCAAACTCAGACAGGGTACGACTTGTCCTCTGGAAAATGCATTGGCGTCGCGAGAAATTGTGTTGCACTGCATCCGATGGCCAAGAGATCTGGATATCTGGGCCAAGGAGACGAAAGGTAGATTTTGGAGAGAACGGGAAGAGAGGATGCGTAGGAGGTTTGCGAAGAGGACAAAAGCTGTTGGCTTCTCAGCTTTTCATCCTGCTACTCAGAAAAACACCACCTCCATCTGGATAAATGGCAAAAAACTAGAGTTGAGTGATAACGGCCCTCCCGCCGCCTATGACGAGGAATATCAGAGTGGCTATCAGGATGCCTACGAAGCAGGATTCGCAAACGGCTTCAAGGTTGGCTACAAGAGGCGCTATGAACAGGCAACCGTGTCGGAGGATTATGTCGAGATGGAGCAAGCAGCTCCGGCAGCGAAACGACAAAAGACTCATGAGCCAATCCGAGACGCAGACGAACACGAAAATCTAAACCGCGACGGCGAAAACGCGAGCCAAGAGAACAATACCGATACAAGTCAAGCGGCAAAGGCTAGAAGTCTATTGGCGCATTTGATGAAGGATACAAGGATTACGGAAATCATCCAGATGCTGAATCAAGCACAAGGAGAGACGATAATGGAGCGCGAGGCAACCAGCTGTCAAACAGGCAGTACGCATGTTGCTGCCGATTGTTAA
- a CDS encoding uncharacterized protein (EggNog:ENOG41), with the protein MISPNEQRTSFPTPRLVLERQSEISTVSMESLPPEMIEMIMGYLPTKCDLRNFAASSPYFAGVLKAYKVPILKRIIKDTIHPSNMGICLLTMGILQVTRQKEGVWKCLYAISRQPSLDTIRDAETLGNMLELAVHIQYLVKIYAYAKHPSTFWRHALQRYSERWPDGYIPLDAVSICPWTKKRLHEVAQRLCNIRDAAFDECSATEPRCEHDEESMVLFQRDMFAAELKMRCDRVSELGHPIPAWIFAEAPGEGVQSFLELIWCCSVHTIAKCWNRNDGLVWTEMNRSSWALGRALGIRFYISLAMHMPIRAGQNDIRDMCDAMQAFLTYYLYPDLYTETYQWFLEFRSCAWEGLWEHSKQYLLLMDEGGVGELGIGTDHF; encoded by the coding sequence ATGATCTCGCCAAACGAACAACGCACGTCCTTTCCGACGCCTCGCCTCGTCCTAGAGCGACAAAGTGAGATATCGACCGTTTCCATGGAAAGTTTGCCGCCAGAGATGATCGAAATGATCATGGGCTACCTCCCTACCAAGTGCGATCTGAGGAACTTTGCGGCAAGTTCGCCGTACTTTGCTGGCGTCCTCAAAGCCTACAAGGTCCCGATCCTTAAAAGGATCATCAAGGACACTATCCACCCGTCAAACATGGGCATCTGCCTGCTGACCATGGGCATTCTGCAAGTGACTCGCCAAAAAGAGGGAGTTTGGAAGTGCCTGTATGCAATTTCACGGCAGCCGTCGCTGGACACGATCCGTGATGCCGAGACTCTGGGCAACATGCTCGAACTGGCCGTCCACATTCAATACCTGGTCAAGATATACGCCTACGCCAAGCATCCAAGTACTTTCTGGAGACACGCTCTGCAAAGATACTCGGAACGCTGGCCAGACGGCTATATTCCCCTGGACGCCGTGTCCATCTGTCCgtggacgaagaagaggctgcaCGAGGTAGCGCAGCGCTTGTGTAATATCCGAGACGCAGCTTTTGACGAGTGTTCTGCTACAGAGCCCAGATGTGAGCATGACGAAGAGTCCATGGTTCTGTTCCAGCGCGACATGTTTGCTGCGGAGCTGAAGATGCGGTGCGACAGGGTGTCTGAACTTGGGCATCCCATTCCCGCCTGGATATTTGCAGAGGCCCCCGGAGAAGGCGTGCAAAGCTTCCTCGAGCTCATCTGGTGCTGCAGCGTCCACACCATTGCCAAATGCTGGAACCGCAATGACGGCTTAGTGTGGACGGAAATGAATCGGTCAAGCTGGGCGCTGGGCAGGGCTCTCGGAATCCGCTTCTACATCAGCCTCGCCATGCACATGCCGATCCGAGCGGGCCAGAACGATATTCGAGATATGTGTGACGCAATGCAGGCTTTCTTGACGTACTACCTGTATCCCGACCTATACACTGAGACGTATCAGTGGTTCCTGGAGTTTCGATCTTGTGCGTGGGAGGGCTTGTGGGAACACTCCAAGCAATATTTGCTGCTGATGGACGAGGGAGGCGTGGGGGAACTGGGTATAGGGACGGACCATTTTTGA